In Tepidanaerobacter syntrophicus, the following are encoded in one genomic region:
- a CDS encoding MFS transporter: MGLEKGIGEERRWFYPISGFVMGTAITVTGLWTMFYPHIQMHFGLDTTASIVLAATFSGIGSMIVGPPIAGVILDKYGPKINFIIAAISLITGHIFIMKMLLLTQWSVAMRLWYLGSFFVGLGCGFFGGTSPATIGKWFPDKVGTAMGFTVAGTSAGTIVYSPLVASYIKNHGFNGNIFLFFSVISAIFLIGIGLPFWKTPSSNWNPIFSKNTSDINTNITNNFSKDYTLKEAIFDKRFWILYICFTCASFSYMFFTQNVSLIIMEGLSSTMSKEDILSSVVPTFLSVSAISTLAGTFIWGIISDKLGGPWKTLWVVYLLPAILMGAFYLNYHSKILIFLIGAVFYFCGGGEPVIHYAIVPHVFGRKHLGKVMSVLNAFSVGVGVSVGPYVGAYIKDVTGGYYWALIIAIIVRLCGTCCAILGMRFDKIKRLD; this comes from the coding sequence ATGGGCCTGGAAAAAGGAATAGGAGAAGAAAGAAGATGGTTTTATCCAATATCGGGTTTTGTAATGGGAACAGCAATCACAGTAACCGGCCTTTGGACTATGTTTTATCCTCATATACAAATGCATTTTGGATTAGATACTACTGCATCTATAGTCCTTGCAGCGACTTTTAGCGGGATAGGCAGTATGATTGTCGGGCCTCCTATTGCCGGAGTAATTTTAGATAAATACGGCCCGAAAATTAATTTTATCATTGCTGCAATATCCCTAATTACAGGCCATATTTTTATAATGAAAATGCTTTTGCTTACTCAGTGGTCTGTAGCCATGCGCCTTTGGTATTTGGGCAGTTTTTTTGTTGGCCTTGGGTGCGGTTTTTTTGGAGGCACATCACCGGCGACAATCGGCAAATGGTTTCCGGATAAAGTGGGAACAGCTATGGGATTTACAGTGGCAGGGACAAGTGCTGGGACAATTGTATATTCTCCCTTAGTTGCTTCTTACATAAAAAATCATGGTTTTAACGGCAATATTTTTTTATTCTTTTCTGTAATTTCTGCTATATTTTTAATTGGGATAGGCCTTCCTTTCTGGAAAACGCCCTCTTCCAACTGGAATCCGATATTTTCAAAAAATACATCTGATATCAATACTAATATAACTAACAACTTTTCAAAAGATTATACCTTAAAAGAAGCAATTTTCGATAAAAGATTCTGGATATTATATATTTGTTTTACCTGCGCCTCTTTTTCCTATATGTTTTTTACACAAAATGTTTCTTTAATAATAATGGAAGGTTTATCAAGCACTATGAGTAAAGAAGATATATTATCTTCAGTGGTGCCGACTTTTCTTTCCGTTTCAGCGATATCCACTCTTGCAGGAACTTTTATTTGGGGGATAATCTCAGATAAATTAGGTGGGCCATGGAAAACTCTTTGGGTAGTTTATCTACTTCCCGCCATTTTAATGGGGGCATTTTATCTAAATTACCATTCAAAGATTCTTATTTTCCTGATAGGGGCTGTATTTTATTTTTGTGGTGGCGGGGAACCTGTTATTCATTACGCTATTGTCCCCCATGTTTTTGGACGAAAGCACCTGGGCAAAGTCATGAGTGTACTGAACGCATTTTCTGTAGGTGTTGGGGTATCGGTAGGGCCATATGTTGGGGCTTATATAAAAGATGTGACAGGCGGATATTATTGGGCATTGATAATCGCTATAATAGTTCGATTGTGCGGCACGTGTTGCGCAATTTTAGGCATGAGATTCGATAAAATAAAAAGACTTGATTAA
- a CDS encoding ASKHA domain-containing protein: MSDKKYKVKILPNNIETLAEENDTLKKVFTDNNISFEFPCGGLGLCKQCQVKIKRDSGEEERVFACQFKIKEDLLVEITKKEQQHRILSEGLEREVLLDPLVKKVHRKLPQPTLSDNRDDWSRLVERRGIRPSLKIAQELPKKIRENNFDVTIVISDDEIIAIEDKNTQDMLLGMAFDIGTTTVAGYLMDLKSGKELTKVSTLNPQTKYGADVISRINFAETDAGLERLHGEIVQAINELIAEAVKEAGFKTSDVYAISVCGNTAMHHLFLNIKPGSLASTPYVPVVTEHIVADAQDLGIKINPTGKVFILPNIAGFVGGDIVAGALTIEIDKAEKLKLFIDIGTNGEIVLGTKDNSLSCSTAAGPAFEGVEITCGMRGASGAIDHVHIDNELSYTVIDDGLPYGIAGSGLVDIIAELLKAGIIDQNGRILRPEEVNNPIGKKYLDRITTIEGVLSFLIEDKTATGRPVYITQKDIREFQLAKGAIAAGIEVLLKTYGAKADDIDEVFLAGAFGNYLDYKSACRVGLIPQELENKIKGIGNSAGAGAKLFLLSEKERNRARDIASKIKYVELSAREDFRDAFFNKINF; the protein is encoded by the coding sequence ATGTCCGATAAAAAATATAAAGTAAAAATTCTGCCGAATAACATAGAAACTTTGGCGGAAGAAAATGATACTCTCAAAAAAGTTTTTACCGATAATAATATAAGTTTTGAGTTTCCTTGTGGAGGATTAGGGCTTTGCAAACAGTGTCAGGTTAAAATTAAACGAGACAGCGGAGAAGAAGAAAGAGTTTTTGCCTGCCAATTTAAAATTAAAGAGGACTTACTAGTCGAAATTACAAAGAAAGAGCAACAACATAGAATTTTATCTGAAGGTTTAGAAAGAGAAGTACTTTTAGATCCTTTGGTAAAAAAAGTGCACAGAAAACTGCCACAACCGACACTTTCTGACAATAGGGATGACTGGAGCAGATTAGTGGAAAGGCGAGGAATAAGGCCGAGCTTAAAGATTGCACAAGAGCTTCCTAAAAAAATTAGAGAAAATAATTTCGATGTAACAATAGTTATTTCCGATGATGAAATTATCGCAATCGAAGATAAGAACACGCAAGATATGTTGCTAGGAATGGCTTTTGACATTGGAACTACTACGGTTGCCGGTTATCTCATGGATTTAAAGAGCGGGAAAGAGCTAACTAAAGTTTCTACCTTAAATCCACAAACAAAGTATGGTGCGGATGTAATTTCGCGCATAAACTTTGCAGAAACAGATGCGGGACTGGAAAGGTTACATGGCGAAATTGTTCAAGCAATAAATGAATTAATAGCGGAGGCGGTTAAAGAGGCAGGGTTTAAAACTTCAGATGTTTACGCCATTTCTGTATGTGGCAACACTGCAATGCATCACTTATTTTTAAATATAAAGCCGGGATCGCTTGCCTCAACGCCATATGTTCCGGTAGTGACAGAACATATAGTTGCAGATGCCCAAGACCTGGGTATCAAAATAAATCCTACAGGCAAGGTTTTTATATTACCTAATATAGCAGGTTTTGTAGGTGGAGATATAGTAGCCGGAGCTTTAACTATAGAAATCGATAAAGCAGAGAAGCTAAAGCTGTTTATAGACATTGGAACAAACGGCGAAATAGTTCTCGGCACAAAAGATAATTCGCTTTCTTGCTCTACGGCTGCAGGACCGGCCTTCGAGGGCGTAGAGATCACATGCGGCATGAGAGGAGCTTCCGGGGCAATAGATCATGTGCATATTGACAATGAACTGAGCTATACAGTAATAGACGATGGACTGCCTTACGGTATCGCGGGTTCAGGCCTTGTAGATATTATAGCAGAACTATTAAAGGCAGGGATAATCGATCAAAACGGCCGTATTTTAAGACCTGAAGAAGTAAATAACCCTATTGGCAAAAAGTATTTAGATAGAATTACTACAATAGAAGGCGTTTTGTCCTTTCTTATTGAGGATAAAACAGCTACCGGCCGACCTGTTTATATAACCCAGAAAGATATCAGGGAGTTTCAACTGGCAAAAGGTGCAATTGCAGCTGGCATTGAAGTGCTTTTAAAAACCTATGGTGCAAAGGCTGATGATATAGACGAGGTATTTTTGGCGGGAGCATTCGGCAATTATTTAGACTATAAAAGTGCATGCAGAGTTGGCTTAATTCCTCAAGAGCTTGAAAATAAGATAAAAGGAATCGGAAATTCAGCAGGAGCCGGTGCAAAATTATTCTTACTTTCAGAAAAAGAGCGCAACCGCGCAAGGGATATCGCTAGCAAAATAAAATATGTAGAGCTAAGTGCCAGGGAAGATTTCAGAGACGCATTTTTTAATAAGATAAATTTTTGA
- a CDS encoding methyltetrahydrofolate cobalamin methyltransferase: MIIIGEKINGTIPSVKKAIDERDEAFIRDRAVKQAEAGADYIDVCAGTTPEVEVETLKWLMDIVQDSVDKPVCIDSPNPRTIETVFKYAKKPGIINSVSLEGEKCEIIFPLIQGTDWQVFALTCDNRGIPSDVQTRIDITKEIVEKADKYNIAPDRIHIDPLVIALATDNQSMLKFMETTKKIKEMYPTIKVTSGLSNISFGMPLRKIVNRTFLTLAIYAGMDSAIMDPCDQDMMATLLATEALLGKDRYCRKFNDAYRKGKIGYKK, encoded by the coding sequence ATGATTATTATTGGAGAAAAAATTAATGGAACTATTCCTAGCGTAAAAAAAGCAATCGACGAAAGAGACGAAGCATTCATACGAGACCGAGCGGTTAAACAGGCAGAAGCTGGAGCAGACTATATAGATGTATGCGCAGGAACCACTCCGGAGGTAGAAGTCGAAACACTAAAGTGGCTTATGGATATCGTTCAAGACTCAGTTGATAAGCCTGTATGTATTGATAGTCCCAACCCAAGAACCATTGAAACAGTATTTAAATATGCAAAAAAACCGGGCATAATTAACTCCGTTTCGCTGGAGGGAGAAAAGTGTGAAATTATTTTTCCCCTTATCCAAGGAACTGATTGGCAAGTGTTTGCCCTAACATGCGACAACAGAGGTATACCATCAGATGTCCAAACGAGGATCGATATAACAAAAGAAATAGTAGAAAAAGCTGATAAATATAATATTGCGCCAGACAGAATACATATTGACCCACTGGTAATAGCGCTGGCTACAGACAATCAATCTATGTTAAAGTTTATGGAAACTACTAAAAAAATAAAAGAAATGTATCCTACGATTAAAGTTACTTCAGGCTTAAGCAACATATCCTTTGGCATGCCCCTTCGAAAGATTGTCAACAGGACATTCTTGACACTTGCAATATACGCAGGTATGGATTCTGCTATAATGGATCCCTGCGATCAAGATATGATGGCGACGCTTCTTGCAACCGAAGCACTGCTTGGCAAGGACAGATACTGCAGGAAATTTAATGATGCATATAGAAAAGGCAAGATTGGTTATAAAAAATAA
- a CDS encoding formate--tetrahydrofolate ligase, with protein MTFKSDIEIAQSTKLKDIREIAAKVGFSEDDIELYGKYKAKVDYNLLKNGSGKKAKLILTTAITPTPAGEGKTTTTIGAADALARLGKKSMVALREPSLGPVFGVKGGAAGGGYSQVVPMEDINLHFTGDIHAITAANNLLAAMVDNHIFQGNALDIDPRRVVWRRALDMNDRQLRSLVDGLGGKANGMPREDGFDITVASEVMAIFCLANDIVDLKNRLAKILVAYDRKGNPITAADIKAQGAMAALLKDALKPNLVQTLEGTPAFVHGGPFANIAHGCNSVIATKMAMQFSDYVVTEAGFGADLGAEKFIDIKCRLAGLKPDAVIIVATVRALKYNGGLPKSELDKEDLDALVKGIPNLLKHVENITQVFKLPAVVAVNRFPQDTDAELKFIEEKCNELGVNVAISEVWAKGGEGGIALAEELLRLIEQNEGKDQKLSFAYELDIPIKEKIRAISQKIYGADDVVFTDKAAKEIDNFEKLGYGNLPVCMAKTQYSLSDDPKKLGRPTGFNITVRDVTLSAGAGFLVAVTGDIMKMPGLPKVPAAEKIDVDEKGVISGLF; from the coding sequence ATGACTTTTAAATCTGATATTGAGATTGCTCAATCAACAAAACTTAAGGACATTAGGGAAATTGCCGCAAAAGTTGGTTTTAGCGAAGATGATATTGAATTATACGGAAAGTACAAAGCAAAAGTCGACTACAATTTGTTAAAAAATGGTTCCGGCAAAAAGGCGAAATTAATTTTAACTACAGCAATTACACCAACACCTGCCGGCGAAGGCAAAACAACCACTACTATCGGTGCCGCAGATGCTCTTGCTCGCTTAGGCAAAAAATCCATGGTAGCATTGAGAGAACCTTCATTAGGGCCTGTATTTGGGGTTAAAGGCGGTGCAGCAGGAGGAGGATATTCACAGGTTGTTCCCATGGAAGATATAAATCTTCATTTTACGGGAGATATACATGCCATTACGGCTGCTAATAATCTACTTGCAGCAATGGTTGATAACCATATTTTCCAAGGAAACGCGTTAGATATAGATCCGAGACGAGTTGTGTGGCGCAGAGCTCTTGATATGAACGATAGACAGCTCAGGAGTTTAGTTGACGGTCTCGGAGGAAAAGCCAACGGCATGCCCAGAGAAGATGGATTTGATATTACGGTAGCTTCGGAAGTTATGGCAATTTTCTGCTTAGCAAATGACATTGTAGACCTGAAAAATAGACTTGCAAAAATTTTAGTAGCTTATGACAGAAAGGGCAATCCTATTACTGCTGCAGACATAAAGGCTCAGGGCGCAATGGCAGCCCTTTTAAAGGATGCATTAAAGCCTAATTTAGTTCAAACCTTGGAAGGAACGCCGGCATTTGTCCACGGTGGACCCTTTGCTAACATAGCACACGGCTGCAATTCTGTTATAGCTACGAAGATGGCGATGCAGTTTTCGGATTATGTAGTTACAGAAGCAGGCTTCGGTGCAGATCTGGGAGCGGAAAAATTCATTGATATAAAGTGCCGGCTTGCCGGTTTAAAACCTGATGCGGTAATTATTGTTGCAACTGTAAGAGCGTTAAAATATAATGGCGGACTTCCCAAGTCAGAGCTTGACAAAGAAGATTTGGATGCGCTTGTAAAAGGCATACCCAATCTTTTAAAGCATGTGGAAAATATTACTCAAGTATTTAAACTCCCTGCAGTGGTAGCGGTCAACAGATTTCCGCAGGACACTGATGCTGAATTGAAATTCATTGAAGAAAAATGCAATGAATTAGGAGTAAATGTGGCGATTTCGGAAGTTTGGGCCAAAGGCGGAGAAGGCGGAATAGCCCTAGCAGAGGAATTGTTAAGATTGATAGAGCAGAACGAGGGCAAAGATCAAAAGCTTAGCTTTGCATACGAGTTAGATATACCCATTAAGGAAAAGATACGGGCAATCTCTCAAAAAATTTACGGAGCAGATGATGTGGTCTTTACAGATAAAGCTGCTAAAGAAATTGATAATTTCGAGAAACTCGGATATGGCAATTTACCGGTTTGTATGGCGAAAACCCAATATTCCCTTAGCGATGACCCGAAAAAGCTTGGAAGACCTACAGGATTCAATATTACCGTAAGAGATGTCACTCTTTCGGCAGGAGCGGGCTTCCTTGTTGCTGTTACAGGTGATATAATGAAGATGCCCGGCCTTCCAAAAGTTCCGGCCGCGGAAAAAATTGATGTTGACGAAAAAGGAGTAATTTCGGGATTATTCTAG
- a CDS encoding cyclodeaminase/cyclohydrolase family protein has protein sequence MNFGDKTCNDFVNELASKNPVPGGGGAAALVGAIGVALGSMVSNLTIGKKKYAQYEEDIKGILKKCEELQKELMQMIDEDAENFLPLSKAYGMPTETEEQKKLKEETMEKALKQACQVPIKIVRACHKGIKLHAELVDKCSKLAISDVGVGVQCLRAAIISGRLNVVININSIKDEDYVSKVKKEVDNLVSEAVDLADIVYNKVENILNK, from the coding sequence ATGAATTTTGGGGATAAGACTTGTAACGATTTTGTAAATGAACTTGCATCAAAAAATCCAGTACCGGGTGGCGGCGGAGCCGCCGCCCTGGTAGGTGCAATCGGTGTTGCCTTAGGAAGCATGGTATCTAATTTAACCATAGGCAAAAAAAAGTATGCTCAGTATGAAGAAGATATCAAAGGCATATTAAAAAAATGCGAAGAGCTTCAGAAAGAATTAATGCAAATGATTGATGAGGATGCAGAAAACTTTCTTCCTCTTTCGAAAGCTTATGGAATGCCTACAGAGACAGAAGAGCAGAAAAAACTAAAAGAAGAGACGATGGAAAAAGCTCTTAAACAAGCTTGCCAGGTTCCAATAAAAATAGTCAGAGCTTGCCATAAGGGAATAAAGCTTCATGCAGAACTTGTCGACAAATGCTCGAAGCTTGCCATAAGTGATGTGGGCGTTGGCGTTCAGTGCCTGAGGGCAGCAATAATCAGCGGCAGATTAAATGTTGTAATTAACATTAATTCTATCAAAGACGAAGATTATGTAAGCAAAGTAAAAAAAGAAGTCGATAATCTGGTTTCTGAAGCAGTAGACCTTGCCGATATAGTGTATAATAAGGTGGAAAATATCTTAAATAAATAA
- a CDS encoding bifunctional 5,10-methylenetetrahydrofolate dehydrogenase/5,10-methenyltetrahydrofolate cyclohydrolase, translating into MGTLIKGKPVADKIKEDIKAEVKELRAKGTIPKLSIIRVGADPGDISYERGALKVMSELDIDVQVNALPENITQEEFVDFLKKVNSDSSVHGILIFRPLPKQLDENVIKYVIDANKDVDCFSPLNVAKVFEGDESGFPPCTPAAVMEMLKYYNVELKGKRAVVIGRSMIVGKPVSMMLLKEHATVTICHSRTQNLPQVASEADVLVVGIGRAKMVNSEYVKDGAVVIDVGINVDEDGKLCGDADTEDCARKASLITPVPGGVGSVTTSVLAKQVIKACKLQTGSC; encoded by the coding sequence TTGGGAACATTAATTAAAGGCAAACCTGTTGCGGATAAAATAAAAGAAGATATAAAAGCCGAAGTAAAAGAGCTTAGAGCAAAAGGCACCATTCCAAAATTGTCTATTATCAGAGTAGGTGCCGATCCGGGAGATATATCTTATGAGCGCGGAGCACTAAAGGTAATGTCCGAGCTTGATATTGACGTACAAGTAAATGCACTTCCTGAAAATATTACACAGGAGGAGTTCGTGGACTTTCTTAAAAAAGTCAATTCAGATTCCTCTGTTCACGGCATTTTGATATTTAGGCCGCTGCCGAAGCAGCTTGATGAAAATGTTATAAAATATGTTATTGACGCTAACAAAGACGTAGATTGCTTTAGCCCTCTTAATGTAGCAAAGGTGTTTGAAGGAGACGAAAGCGGTTTTCCTCCCTGCACACCTGCTGCCGTTATGGAGATGCTAAAGTATTATAATGTTGAATTGAAAGGCAAACGAGCGGTGGTTATAGGGCGCTCTATGATTGTAGGCAAGCCTGTATCTATGATGCTGCTAAAGGAACACGCCACTGTTACTATTTGCCACTCGAGAACACAAAACTTGCCCCAAGTTGCCTCTGAAGCAGATGTGCTTGTAGTCGGAATCGGGCGGGCGAAAATGGTAAATTCTGAATATGTAAAGGACGGCGCAGTTGTAATTGATGTAGGAATAAACGTTGACGAAGACGGAAAACTATGCGGGGATGCTGATACAGAAGATTGTGCCCGCAAGGCCTCACTGATTACACCGGTTCCGGGCGGGGTAGGATCAGTTACAACTTCTGTTTTAGCAAAACAGGTGATAAAAGCATGCAAATTACAAACAGGCTCATGTTAA
- a CDS encoding methylenetetrahydrofolate reductase C-terminal domain-containing protein gives MIISQHKPFEEIKELLKDSNKIILIGCGECATVCKVGGEEELVAMKAKLEEIGKQVTAFIVPETSCNYLLVRRDLKKIKDTVSDADAILSFACGDGTQTIGKLVDIPVYPGNNTMFVGEVERVGVYSEACKTCGDCILGLTGDICPVTKCAKSLLNGPCGGAKDGKCEVNPENDRAWILIYEKLKKLGQLEKIYEIQKPKEYSKVAHPRTISLRDGGAAQ, from the coding sequence TTGATTATTTCTCAGCATAAACCCTTTGAAGAAATTAAAGAACTTTTAAAAGACAGCAATAAGATAATTTTAATCGGATGCGGTGAATGTGCCACTGTGTGCAAGGTTGGCGGCGAAGAAGAGCTTGTGGCCATGAAAGCTAAACTTGAAGAAATCGGAAAACAAGTAACGGCTTTTATAGTTCCCGAAACCAGCTGCAACTACCTTCTGGTAAGAAGAGACCTAAAAAAGATTAAAGATACAGTATCTGATGCTGATGCCATACTATCTTTTGCTTGCGGAGATGGAACACAGACAATAGGAAAACTCGTAGATATACCAGTTTATCCGGGCAACAACACTATGTTTGTCGGAGAAGTTGAAAGAGTCGGAGTATATAGCGAAGCTTGCAAGACCTGCGGCGACTGTATACTCGGCCTAACCGGCGATATTTGCCCGGTTACAAAGTGTGCCAAATCATTGCTGAACGGTCCTTGCGGTGGTGCAAAAGATGGAAAATGCGAAGTGAACCCGGAAAATGACCGTGCATGGATATTAATTTATGAGAAATTGAAAAAATTAGGCCAGTTAGAAAAAATATATGAGATACAAAAACCAAAGGAATACTCAAAAGTTGCACATCCCAGGACTATAAGCCTTAGAGATGGAGGTGCAGCACAATGA
- a CDS encoding methylenetetrahydrofolate reductase yields MSLLQKALENNEFAVTAELAPPKGIDFSHALQCAELFGERVHGINVTDFQSAILRATSLAMCKALIDMGLEPVFQITGRDRNRLAIQGEMLSAGFFGVENLLALTGDHPTVGDNPDAKPVYDLDSVGILQAATLLSQGVDMGGNKLETYPSFFLGASVTPEYDPIELQLIKMQKKIQAGAKFFQTQAIYSIETMKKFKELTKPFNTKILAGIIPLKSAGMAKYMNKNIPGINVPDELIERMKKSSEPAKEGIKIAGELIYELRDKNLCDGVHIMAIGAEENVPLILDEARL; encoded by the coding sequence ATGAGTTTACTGCAAAAAGCCTTAGAAAATAACGAATTTGCGGTTACAGCAGAACTTGCGCCACCTAAAGGCATCGATTTTTCCCATGCTCTGCAGTGCGCAGAGCTGTTTGGCGAGCGGGTACATGGAATAAATGTTACAGATTTTCAATCAGCAATACTTAGAGCAACATCCCTTGCGATGTGCAAAGCTTTGATCGATATGGGTTTAGAGCCTGTTTTTCAGATTACCGGTAGAGATCGGAATCGCTTAGCTATACAAGGAGAAATGCTGTCTGCGGGATTTTTTGGTGTAGAAAATCTTTTAGCGCTTACAGGAGATCATCCTACAGTGGGAGATAATCCTGACGCAAAACCTGTATACGATTTGGACAGTGTAGGAATTTTACAAGCAGCTACATTATTATCACAAGGAGTAGATATGGGTGGGAATAAGCTAGAAACATATCCTTCTTTCTTTTTAGGAGCTAGTGTGACGCCGGAATATGACCCAATCGAGCTCCAACTTATAAAAATGCAAAAAAAGATTCAAGCCGGAGCCAAATTCTTTCAGACACAGGCAATTTACAGCATTGAAACAATGAAGAAATTTAAGGAGCTTACAAAACCATTTAATACAAAAATCCTTGCAGGAATAATACCACTAAAGTCTGCGGGTATGGCAAAATATATGAACAAAAACATTCCCGGAATAAATGTTCCCGATGAACTCATAGAGCGCATGAAAAAAAGCAGCGAACCTGCAAAAGAGGGAATCAAGATTGCCGGTGAATTAATTTATGAACTTAGAGACAAAAACTTATGCGATGGCGTTCATATAATGGCAATTGGCGCTGAAGAAAATGTACCTCTAATTTTAGACGAAGCAAGACTTTAA
- the gcvH gene encoding glycine cleavage system protein GcvH, translating to MNFPKDLKYNKEHLWVKVEGNTACIGITDYAQDQLGEILYVDLPKVGQEFAKGDLFSEVESAKVNSELRMPFSGVVVEVNEELDDSPERINEAPYDAWIAKFEIKNPDELNDLISAEEYEESLK from the coding sequence ATGAATTTTCCGAAGGATTTAAAATATAACAAGGAGCATTTGTGGGTAAAGGTTGAAGGCAATACAGCCTGCATAGGTATCACCGACTATGCTCAGGACCAATTAGGAGAAATATTATATGTAGATTTGCCGAAAGTCGGACAAGAATTTGCCAAAGGTGACCTTTTTAGTGAGGTAGAATCGGCTAAGGTAAATTCGGAACTAAGAATGCCATTTTCCGGTGTTGTTGTTGAAGTAAACGAGGAATTAGACGATTCTCCCGAACGCATAAATGAAGCGCCTTATGATGCTTGGATTGCTAAGTTCGAAATTAAAAATCCTGATGAGTTAAACGATCTTATAAGTGCCGAAGAATATGAAGAAAGCTTAAAGTGA
- a CDS encoding cobalamin B12-binding domain-containing protein, protein MEEQIIKAVEDLDEEKVIKLANEALINGMEPFHLLNLIKEGMDRVGKLYESKQYFIADLIMAGLIFKEVLKLDKMMAQFQNSDNRKVGRILVGTVKGDLHDIGKDIFKGMMEASQFDVIDLGVDVSKEAFVQGVQKYDPDIIGLSGVLNFTIESMKETVAALEKAGLRENRLIILGGSHLTKEACEYIGADYYTNDASLGVEYCRKWIETKYNMRSIDDGATNLSSNR, encoded by the coding sequence ATGGAAGAGCAAATAATAAAGGCAGTAGAAGACCTTGATGAGGAAAAAGTGATTAAACTTGCCAATGAAGCCCTTATAAATGGCATGGAGCCGTTTCATCTATTAAACCTAATTAAAGAAGGCATGGACAGAGTCGGAAAACTTTATGAAAGTAAGCAGTATTTTATTGCTGACTTAATAATGGCTGGCCTCATATTTAAAGAAGTGCTAAAATTAGATAAAATGATGGCACAATTTCAAAACAGCGATAATCGCAAAGTTGGAAGAATACTGGTGGGAACAGTTAAAGGAGATTTGCACGATATAGGAAAAGATATATTTAAAGGCATGATGGAAGCGAGCCAATTTGATGTTATAGATCTGGGAGTAGATGTATCAAAAGAAGCTTTTGTTCAAGGTGTGCAGAAATATGATCCGGATATAATAGGATTAAGCGGCGTGCTAAACTTCACAATAGAATCAATGAAGGAGACTGTGGCCGCTCTTGAAAAAGCCGGCTTGAGAGAAAACAGACTAATTATTTTAGGCGGTAGTCATCTCACTAAAGAGGCTTGTGAGTATATAGGTGCCGACTATTACACTAATGATGCATCGCTTGGCGTAGAATATTGCAGAAAATGGATAGAGACAAAGTATAATATGAGGAGTATTGATGATGGGGCTACCAATCTATCTTCAAATCGTTGA
- a CDS encoding GntR family transcriptional regulator, which produces MGLPIYLQIVEDIKEKINSGELKPGDPIYSENTLCKNYNTSRMTVRKGLAILANEGYIYSIPGKGNFVQEPDSSIYTLYYDEMNNLINSVDKTKLLEVNIIMPPYKLIDSLQITKNKKVIMIRRLFYTDEEPVAYDVKYLPYYKGMPIVEKEIRYATFPEMVSKNTSLFAIRKELVISVQMPDEELSKYLNIYNAELPLMVIEQKLYDMDNKPMGLGITYFRGDYCKLYAEASFFKDKAVQENRNMMRQ; this is translated from the coding sequence ATGGGGCTACCAATCTATCTTCAAATCGTTGAAGACATAAAAGAAAAAATTAATAGCGGCGAACTAAAACCTGGCGATCCTATATATTCCGAAAACACTTTATGCAAAAACTATAATACCAGTCGAATGACAGTGAGAAAGGGCCTTGCAATATTGGCCAATGAAGGATATATATATTCCATTCCGGGAAAGGGCAATTTTGTCCAGGAACCCGACAGCAGTATTTACACCCTTTATTATGATGAAATGAATAACCTTATTAATAGTGTTGATAAAACAAAATTGCTTGAAGTCAATATCATCATGCCACCTTATAAATTAATCGACAGTCTCCAGATAACAAAGAATAAAAAGGTGATAATGATTCGAAGGCTGTTTTATACAGATGAAGAGCCGGTGGCGTACGATGTTAAGTATTTGCCCTACTACAAGGGAATGCCAATTGTTGAAAAAGAGATACGATATGCTACATTCCCTGAAATGGTATCGAAGAATACGTCACTTTTTGCAATAAGAAAAGAGCTGGTTATTTCTGTGCAAATGCCGGACGAGGAACTGAGTAAATATCTAAATATTTACAATGCTGAGCTGCCTTTGATGGTTATAGAACAAAAGCTGTACGATATGGATAATAAGCCGATGGGCCTTGGCATAACATATTTTAGAGGAGACTACTGCAAGCTTTATGCAGAGGCGTCATTTTTTAAAGACAAGGCAGTTCAGGAAAACCGCAATATGATGCGGCAGTAA